A genomic stretch from Malus domestica chromosome 15, GDT2T_hap1 includes:
- the LOC103401987 gene encoding probable ubiquitin-like-specific protease 2B isoform X5 codes for MKTSGLEVFDFSEEDEHSESVQGKYLGRFKNPSLDTNRIFKCDFLQNGTIEESLATKKEYMELDAAPQFKCLSHEQQSDSKLDSHGSRSFVSEPERRGSNATSSSSWESQLHFALAVSLSSNEPTDMILDADESTSDSPSSPASEIEEDDDSLGSYKSYHCSGDLEMDNTNMTVVLYPDYVIYRDSYCTEPRLTFSPSCFKVSGSTSECPGTFSSEWEVDDLIDVECQWFQKVEFVMIKLRVVAKDATEDDSAPNTSGIEELKIAIVEPNWIKQQERIMSLNAKYINSWVLHDSMHTETDEEDSLGQRHHFPNFDEPFEDVVYPKGDSDAVSISKRDVDLLQPETFINDTIIDFYIKYLKNQIQPEKRLRYHFFNSFFFRKLADLDKDPSSVSDGRAAFERVRKWTRKVDLFEKDYIFIPINFNLHWSLIVICHLGEVPKHNGGDSGNLLKVPCILHMDSIKGSHTGLKNLIQSYLWEEWKERKKETSEEISSKFHNLRFVPLELPQQENSFDCGLFLLHYLELFLADAPVHFSPFKITKFSNFLNANWFLPSEASLKRTLIQRLIFELLEDRCRGVSSAASSDEDQAKFPECNKHETGVQSFSGRCGPAIACQENMSSSQAGQGIEITLLSSTSLRSSECVKDAGFVIQELFEPGATPNSLFGEYQSFDQKSSFCRLNGAVPLLEEDTKTGEQFAFLPTGETGFQQITGITSQTCDIPYTSRAYGVETSFDLAQTENENTDSSPKLSMCVSDHAEDIEVIEDYPVGEGLGLSQKEKMDVNHSQSVENVTRLTDFLVSAPGKMQGASIIELEGSQDHDKVYDGNESGDSQGPDGNESCQEHDKGHDGNKNGGSEDHGKIDGKSGGSQDHDVVQDADENMGFQDHDKVHDGNVNEASQDHDKVQDGSKSRGSHDHDKEQDGKENGGSRDHDKEHDGYENGGSQDHDLVQDVNENGGSQGHDKVQDGDENGGSQDHDKVQDGDENGGSQDHEKVQDVDETGGSQNHDKVQDGNKNGASQDHDMVQEAAPIPSCQENPDIQMDQDSDMVDNRTVSCDDVQMADSPPPDDVLMPESLEQRAAKRLRLTPPVEGDKCVT; via the exons ATGAAGACTAGCGGCCTCGAAGTCTTCGACTTCAGCGAGGAGGACGAGCACTCGGAATCGGTCCAGGGGAAGTATTTGGGGAGGTTCAAAAACCCTAGCCTCGATACCAATCGGATTTTCAAGTGCGATTTTCTCCAGAATG GAACAATTGAAGAGAGCCTGGCTACCAAGAAAGAGTATATGGAATTGGATGCTGCACCACAATTCAAATGTTTGAGTCATGAACAACAATCTGATTCCAAATTAGATAGTCATGGATCCAGAAGTTTTGTTTCTGAGCCAGAGAGAAGAGGTTCAAATGCTACGTCATCATCGTCTTGGGAAAGCCAGTTACACTTTGCCCTTGCAGTGTCTCTGTCCAGT AATGAGCCAACTGATATGATTTTAGATGCTGATGAAAGCACAAGTGACTCTCCATCAAGTCCTGCTTCTGAAATTGAAGAGGATGACG ATTCTTTGGGTTCTTATAAATCATATCAttgctctggtgatttggaaatg GATAATACAAATATGACGGTTGTTCTTTATCCTGATTATGTTATATATCGGGATAGTTATTGTACAGAACCTCGGTTGACCTTTTCTCCCAGTTGCTTCAAAGTCAGTGGTTCAACATCTGAATGCCCTGGAACCTTTAGTTCTGAATGGGAAGTTGACGATCTCATTGATGTAGAGTGTCAGTGGTTTCAAAAA GTTGAATTTGTCATGATAAAACTTCGTGTTGTAGCAAAGGATGCCACTGAAGATGATAGTGCACCCAATACTTCTG gcattgaagagttgaagattgcAATTGTTGAACCCAACTGGATCAAGCAACAGGAAAGGATAATGTCTTTGAATGCGAAATATATCAATTCATGGGTTTTGCATGA TAGCATGCACACGGAAACAGATGAGGAGGATTCACTTGGACAGAGGCATCATTTTCCGAA TTTTGATGAGccttttgaagatgttgtataTCCAAAAGGGGACTCAGATGCTGTTTCCATCAGCAAGAGAGATGTTGATCTCTTACAGCCAGAGACATTTATTAATGATACAATTATTGACTTCTATATCAA GTATCTGAAGAATCAGATTCAACCTGAGAAACGGCTTAGGTACCACTTTTTCAATAGTTTTTTCTTTCGGAAGCTGGCTGACCTGGACAAAGATCCATCCAGTGTTTCTGATGGCAGAGCTGCTTTTGAACGAGTTCGTAAATGGACGAGGAAAGTGGATTTATTTGAAAAGGATTACATCTTCATTCCTATAAACTTCAA TCTACACTGGAGCCTAATAGTCATATGCCATCTTGGTGAAGTGCCTAAACATAATG GTGGAGACTCAGGAAATTTACTTAAAGTACCTTGTATTTTACACATGGATTCTATCAAAGGAAGTCATACGGGTCtgaaaaatctaattcaaag TTATCTGTGGGAAGagtggaaagaaaggaaaaaggagACATCTGAAGAAATCTCATCAAAGTTTCACAACCTGCGGTTTGTCCCACTTGAG CTACCGCAACAGGAAAATTCATTCGATTGTGGCCTGTTTTTACTCCACTATTTGGAGCTCTTTTTGGCAGATGCTCCTGTTCATTTCAGCCCTTTCAAAATAACCAAGTTTTCCAACTTT CTTAATGCAAATTGGTTTCTTCCGTCCGAGGCATCTCTGAAGCGTACTCTTATTCAAAGGTTAATTTTTGAGCTCCTTGAAGATCGTTGTCGGGGAGTCTCTTCAGCGGCTTCCAGTGATGAAGACCAGGCTAAGTTTCCAGAATGTAACAAGCATGAAACTGGTGTGCAATCTTTTTCAGGAAGATGTGGTCCTGCTATAGCTTGTCAAGAAAATATGTCAAGTTCTCAAGCAGGCCAGGGGATTGAAATTACTCTGTTATCCTCAACTTCTCTAAGGAGTTCTGAGTGCGTTAAAGATGCAGGCTTTGTTATCCAGGAACTTTTTGAGCCAGGAGCCACCCCAAATTCACTATTTGGAGAATATCAATCATTTGACCAAAAGTCATCTTTTTGCCGTCTTAATGGAGCTGTACCACTGTTGGAG GAAGACACCAAAACTGGAGAGCAGTTTGCTTTTTTGCCTACAGGAGAGACTGGTTTTCAGCAAATAACTGGAATTACATCTCAAACTTGTGACATTCCGTATACATCAAGAGCTTATGGCGTTGAGACTTCCTTTGACTTGGCACAAACGGAAAATGAAAACACCGATTCATCCCCTAAACTATCTATGTGTGTCTCTGACCACGCTGAAGATATAGAGGTCATTGAGGATTATCCAGTTGGGGAAGGTTTGGGTCTGAGccagaaagaaaaaatggaTGTAAACCATTCTCAATCAGTGGAAAACGTCACACGTTTAACAGATTTCCTTGTTTCTGCTCCGGGCAAGATGCAGGGCGCTTCCATTATAGAATTGGAAGGTTCTCAAGATCATGATAAGGTGTATGACGGGAATGAAAGTGGAGATTCTCAAGGCCCTGATGGCAACGAAAGCTGTCAAGAACATGATAAGGGGCATGATGGCAACAAAAATGGAGGTTCTGAAGACCATGGTAAGATTGATGGAAAAAGTGGAGGTTCTCAAGACCATGATGTAGTGCAGGATGCCGATGAAAATATGGGTTTTCAAGACCATGATAAGGTGCATGATGGCAATGTAAATGAAGCTTCTCAAGACCATGATAAGGTGCAGGATGGCAGCAAAAGTAGAGGCTCTCATGACCATGATAAGGAGCAGGATGGCAAAGAAAATGGAGGTTCTCGAGACCATGATAAGGAGCATGATGGCTACGAAAATGGAGGTTCTCAAGACCATGATCTGGTGCAGGATGTCAATGAAAATGGAGGCTCTCAAGGCCATGATAAGGTGCAGGATGGTGACGAAAATGGAGGCTCTCAAGACCATGATAAGGTGCAGGATGGTGACGAAAATGGAGGCTCTCAAGACCATGAAAAGGTGCAGGATGTTGACGAAACTGGAGGCTCTCAAAACCATGATAAGGTGCAGGATGGCAACAAAAATGGTGCTTCTCAAGACCATGATATGGTGCAGGAAGcagctccaattccctcgtgcCAAGAAAATCCTGACATACAAATGGATCAAGACTCCGATATGGTAGACAACAGGACTGTCTCATGTGATGATGTTCAAATGGCTGATAGTCCGCCGCCTGATGATGTTCTGATGCCCGAATCGCTAGAGCAACGTGCTGCAAAAAGGCTGCGGCTTACACCTCCAGTTGAAGGGGATAAATGTGTTACATGA
- the LOC103401987 gene encoding probable ubiquitin-like-specific protease 2B isoform X2 — protein MKTSGLEVFDFSEEDEHSESVQGKYLGRFKNPSLDTNRIFKCDFLQNVAQGAKLQTKDISSIPCVNVDSVDRDHCCDNAISHSPIGTIEESLATKKEYMELDAAPQFKCLSHEQQSDSKLDSHGSRSFVSEPERRGSNATSSSSWESQLHFALAVSLSSNEPTDMILDADESTSDSPSSPASEIEEDDDSLGSYKSYHCSGDLEMDNTNMTVVLYPDYVIYRDSYCTEPRLTFSPSCFKVSGSTSECPGTFSSEWEVDDLIDVECQWFQKVEFVMIKLRVVAKDATEDDSAPNTSGIEELKIAIVEPNWIKQQERIMSLNAKYINSWVLHDMHTETDEEDSLGQRHHFPNFDEPFEDVVYPKGDSDAVSISKRDVDLLQPETFINDTIIDFYIKYLKNQIQPEKRLRYHFFNSFFFRKLADLDKDPSSVSDGRAAFERVRKWTRKVDLFEKDYIFIPINFNLHWSLIVICHLGEVPKHNGGDSGNLLKVPCILHMDSIKGSHTGLKNLIQSYLWEEWKERKKETSEEISSKFHNLRFVPLELPQQENSFDCGLFLLHYLELFLADAPVHFSPFKITKFSNFLNANWFLPSEASLKRTLIQRLIFELLEDRCRGVSSAASSDEDQAKFPECNKHETGVQSFSGRCGPAIACQENMSSSQAGQGIEITLLSSTSLRSSECVKDAGFVIQELFEPGATPNSLFGEYQSFDQKSSFCRLNGAVPLLEEDTKTGEQFAFLPTGETGFQQITGITSQTCDIPYTSRAYGVETSFDLAQTENENTDSSPKLSMCVSDHAEDIEVIEDYPVGEGLGLSQKEKMDVNHSQSVENVTRLTDFLVSAPGKMQGASIIELEGSQDHDKVYDGNESGDSQGPDGNESCQEHDKGHDGNKNGGSEDHGKIDGKSGGSQDHDVVQDADENMGFQDHDKVHDGNVNEASQDHDKVQDGSKSRGSHDHDKEQDGKENGGSRDHDKEHDGYENGGSQDHDLVQDVNENGGSQGHDKVQDGDENGGSQDHDKVQDGDENGGSQDHEKVQDVDETGGSQNHDKVQDGNKNGASQDHDMVQEAAPIPSCQENPDIQMDQDSDMVDNRTVSCDDVQMADSPPPDDVLMPESLEQRAAKRLRLTPPVEGDKCVT, from the exons ATGAAGACTAGCGGCCTCGAAGTCTTCGACTTCAGCGAGGAGGACGAGCACTCGGAATCGGTCCAGGGGAAGTATTTGGGGAGGTTCAAAAACCCTAGCCTCGATACCAATCGGATTTTCAAGTGCGATTTTCTCCAGAATG TTGCCCAGGGAGCCAAACTTCAAACAAAAGATATCAGCAGCATCCCTTGCGTAAATGTTGATTCAGTTGACCGTGATCATTGTTGTGATAATGCTATTTCACATTCCCCCATAGGAACAATTGAAGAGAGCCTGGCTACCAAGAAAGAGTATATGGAATTGGATGCTGCACCACAATTCAAATGTTTGAGTCATGAACAACAATCTGATTCCAAATTAGATAGTCATGGATCCAGAAGTTTTGTTTCTGAGCCAGAGAGAAGAGGTTCAAATGCTACGTCATCATCGTCTTGGGAAAGCCAGTTACACTTTGCCCTTGCAGTGTCTCTGTCCAGT AATGAGCCAACTGATATGATTTTAGATGCTGATGAAAGCACAAGTGACTCTCCATCAAGTCCTGCTTCTGAAATTGAAGAGGATGACG ATTCTTTGGGTTCTTATAAATCATATCAttgctctggtgatttggaaatg GATAATACAAATATGACGGTTGTTCTTTATCCTGATTATGTTATATATCGGGATAGTTATTGTACAGAACCTCGGTTGACCTTTTCTCCCAGTTGCTTCAAAGTCAGTGGTTCAACATCTGAATGCCCTGGAACCTTTAGTTCTGAATGGGAAGTTGACGATCTCATTGATGTAGAGTGTCAGTGGTTTCAAAAA GTTGAATTTGTCATGATAAAACTTCGTGTTGTAGCAAAGGATGCCACTGAAGATGATAGTGCACCCAATACTTCTG gcattgaagagttgaagattgcAATTGTTGAACCCAACTGGATCAAGCAACAGGAAAGGATAATGTCTTTGAATGCGAAATATATCAATTCATGGGTTTTGCATGA CATGCACACGGAAACAGATGAGGAGGATTCACTTGGACAGAGGCATCATTTTCCGAA TTTTGATGAGccttttgaagatgttgtataTCCAAAAGGGGACTCAGATGCTGTTTCCATCAGCAAGAGAGATGTTGATCTCTTACAGCCAGAGACATTTATTAATGATACAATTATTGACTTCTATATCAA GTATCTGAAGAATCAGATTCAACCTGAGAAACGGCTTAGGTACCACTTTTTCAATAGTTTTTTCTTTCGGAAGCTGGCTGACCTGGACAAAGATCCATCCAGTGTTTCTGATGGCAGAGCTGCTTTTGAACGAGTTCGTAAATGGACGAGGAAAGTGGATTTATTTGAAAAGGATTACATCTTCATTCCTATAAACTTCAA TCTACACTGGAGCCTAATAGTCATATGCCATCTTGGTGAAGTGCCTAAACATAATG GTGGAGACTCAGGAAATTTACTTAAAGTACCTTGTATTTTACACATGGATTCTATCAAAGGAAGTCATACGGGTCtgaaaaatctaattcaaag TTATCTGTGGGAAGagtggaaagaaaggaaaaaggagACATCTGAAGAAATCTCATCAAAGTTTCACAACCTGCGGTTTGTCCCACTTGAG CTACCGCAACAGGAAAATTCATTCGATTGTGGCCTGTTTTTACTCCACTATTTGGAGCTCTTTTTGGCAGATGCTCCTGTTCATTTCAGCCCTTTCAAAATAACCAAGTTTTCCAACTTT CTTAATGCAAATTGGTTTCTTCCGTCCGAGGCATCTCTGAAGCGTACTCTTATTCAAAGGTTAATTTTTGAGCTCCTTGAAGATCGTTGTCGGGGAGTCTCTTCAGCGGCTTCCAGTGATGAAGACCAGGCTAAGTTTCCAGAATGTAACAAGCATGAAACTGGTGTGCAATCTTTTTCAGGAAGATGTGGTCCTGCTATAGCTTGTCAAGAAAATATGTCAAGTTCTCAAGCAGGCCAGGGGATTGAAATTACTCTGTTATCCTCAACTTCTCTAAGGAGTTCTGAGTGCGTTAAAGATGCAGGCTTTGTTATCCAGGAACTTTTTGAGCCAGGAGCCACCCCAAATTCACTATTTGGAGAATATCAATCATTTGACCAAAAGTCATCTTTTTGCCGTCTTAATGGAGCTGTACCACTGTTGGAG GAAGACACCAAAACTGGAGAGCAGTTTGCTTTTTTGCCTACAGGAGAGACTGGTTTTCAGCAAATAACTGGAATTACATCTCAAACTTGTGACATTCCGTATACATCAAGAGCTTATGGCGTTGAGACTTCCTTTGACTTGGCACAAACGGAAAATGAAAACACCGATTCATCCCCTAAACTATCTATGTGTGTCTCTGACCACGCTGAAGATATAGAGGTCATTGAGGATTATCCAGTTGGGGAAGGTTTGGGTCTGAGccagaaagaaaaaatggaTGTAAACCATTCTCAATCAGTGGAAAACGTCACACGTTTAACAGATTTCCTTGTTTCTGCTCCGGGCAAGATGCAGGGCGCTTCCATTATAGAATTGGAAGGTTCTCAAGATCATGATAAGGTGTATGACGGGAATGAAAGTGGAGATTCTCAAGGCCCTGATGGCAACGAAAGCTGTCAAGAACATGATAAGGGGCATGATGGCAACAAAAATGGAGGTTCTGAAGACCATGGTAAGATTGATGGAAAAAGTGGAGGTTCTCAAGACCATGATGTAGTGCAGGATGCCGATGAAAATATGGGTTTTCAAGACCATGATAAGGTGCATGATGGCAATGTAAATGAAGCTTCTCAAGACCATGATAAGGTGCAGGATGGCAGCAAAAGTAGAGGCTCTCATGACCATGATAAGGAGCAGGATGGCAAAGAAAATGGAGGTTCTCGAGACCATGATAAGGAGCATGATGGCTACGAAAATGGAGGTTCTCAAGACCATGATCTGGTGCAGGATGTCAATGAAAATGGAGGCTCTCAAGGCCATGATAAGGTGCAGGATGGTGACGAAAATGGAGGCTCTCAAGACCATGATAAGGTGCAGGATGGTGACGAAAATGGAGGCTCTCAAGACCATGAAAAGGTGCAGGATGTTGACGAAACTGGAGGCTCTCAAAACCATGATAAGGTGCAGGATGGCAACAAAAATGGTGCTTCTCAAGACCATGATATGGTGCAGGAAGcagctccaattccctcgtgcCAAGAAAATCCTGACATACAAATGGATCAAGACTCCGATATGGTAGACAACAGGACTGTCTCATGTGATGATGTTCAAATGGCTGATAGTCCGCCGCCTGATGATGTTCTGATGCCCGAATCGCTAGAGCAACGTGCTGCAAAAAGGCTGCGGCTTACACCTCCAGTTGAAGGGGATAAATGTGTTACATGA
- the LOC103401987 gene encoding probable ubiquitin-like-specific protease 2B isoform X3 has translation MKTSGLEVFDFSEEDEHSESVQGKYLGRFKNPSLDTNRIFKCDFLQNVAQGAKLQTKDISSIPCVNVDSVDRDHCCDNAISHSPIGTIEESLATKKEYMELDAAPQFKCLSHEQQSDSKLDSHGSRSFVSEPERRGSNATSSSSWESQLHFALAVSLSSNEPTDMILDADESTSDSPSSPASEIEEDDDSLGSYKSYHCSGDLEMDNTNMTVVLYPDYVIYRDSYCTEPRLTFSPSCFKVSGSTSECPGTFSSEWEVDDLIDVECQWFQKVEFVMIKLRVVAKDATEDDSAPNTSGIEELKIAIVEPNWIKQQERIMSLNAKYINSWVLHDSMHTETDEEDSLGQRHHFPNFDEPFEDVVYPKGDSDAVSISKRDVDLLQPETFINDTIIDFYIKYLKNQIQPEKRLRYHFFNSFFFRKLADLDKDPSSVSDGRAAFERVRKWTRKVDLFEKDYIFIPINFNLHWSLIVICHLGEVPKHNGGDSGNLLKVPCILHMDSIKGSHTGLKNLIQSYLWEEWKERKKETSEEISSKFHNLRFVPLELPQQENSFDCGLFLLHYLELFLADAPVHFSPFKITKFSNFLNANWFLPSEASLKRTLIQRLIFELLEDRCRGVSSAASSDEDQAKFPECNKHETGVQSFSGRCGPAIACQENMSSSQAGQGIEITLLSSTSLRSSECVKDAGFVIQELFEPGATPNSLFGEYQSFDQKSSFCRLNGAVPLLEEDTKTGEQFAFLPTGETGFQQITGITSQTCDIPYTSRAYGVETSFDLAQTENENTDSSPKLSMCVSDHAEDIEVIEDYPVGEGLGLSQKEKMDVNHSQSVENVTRLTDFLVSAPGKMQGASIIELEGSQDHDKVYDGNESGDSQGPDGNESCQEHDKGHDGNKNGGSEDHGKIDGKSGGSQDHDVVQDADENMGFQDHDKVHDGNVNEASQDHDKVQDGSKSRGSHDHDKEQDGKENGGSRDHDKEHDGYENGGSQDHDLVQDVNENGGSQGHDKVQDGDENGGSQDHDKVQDVDETGGSQNHDKVQDGNKNGASQDHDMVQEAAPIPSCQENPDIQMDQDSDMVDNRTVSCDDVQMADSPPPDDVLMPESLEQRAAKRLRLTPPVEGDKCVT, from the exons ATGAAGACTAGCGGCCTCGAAGTCTTCGACTTCAGCGAGGAGGACGAGCACTCGGAATCGGTCCAGGGGAAGTATTTGGGGAGGTTCAAAAACCCTAGCCTCGATACCAATCGGATTTTCAAGTGCGATTTTCTCCAGAATG TTGCCCAGGGAGCCAAACTTCAAACAAAAGATATCAGCAGCATCCCTTGCGTAAATGTTGATTCAGTTGACCGTGATCATTGTTGTGATAATGCTATTTCACATTCCCCCATAGGAACAATTGAAGAGAGCCTGGCTACCAAGAAAGAGTATATGGAATTGGATGCTGCACCACAATTCAAATGTTTGAGTCATGAACAACAATCTGATTCCAAATTAGATAGTCATGGATCCAGAAGTTTTGTTTCTGAGCCAGAGAGAAGAGGTTCAAATGCTACGTCATCATCGTCTTGGGAAAGCCAGTTACACTTTGCCCTTGCAGTGTCTCTGTCCAGT AATGAGCCAACTGATATGATTTTAGATGCTGATGAAAGCACAAGTGACTCTCCATCAAGTCCTGCTTCTGAAATTGAAGAGGATGACG ATTCTTTGGGTTCTTATAAATCATATCAttgctctggtgatttggaaatg GATAATACAAATATGACGGTTGTTCTTTATCCTGATTATGTTATATATCGGGATAGTTATTGTACAGAACCTCGGTTGACCTTTTCTCCCAGTTGCTTCAAAGTCAGTGGTTCAACATCTGAATGCCCTGGAACCTTTAGTTCTGAATGGGAAGTTGACGATCTCATTGATGTAGAGTGTCAGTGGTTTCAAAAA GTTGAATTTGTCATGATAAAACTTCGTGTTGTAGCAAAGGATGCCACTGAAGATGATAGTGCACCCAATACTTCTG gcattgaagagttgaagattgcAATTGTTGAACCCAACTGGATCAAGCAACAGGAAAGGATAATGTCTTTGAATGCGAAATATATCAATTCATGGGTTTTGCATGA TAGCATGCACACGGAAACAGATGAGGAGGATTCACTTGGACAGAGGCATCATTTTCCGAA TTTTGATGAGccttttgaagatgttgtataTCCAAAAGGGGACTCAGATGCTGTTTCCATCAGCAAGAGAGATGTTGATCTCTTACAGCCAGAGACATTTATTAATGATACAATTATTGACTTCTATATCAA GTATCTGAAGAATCAGATTCAACCTGAGAAACGGCTTAGGTACCACTTTTTCAATAGTTTTTTCTTTCGGAAGCTGGCTGACCTGGACAAAGATCCATCCAGTGTTTCTGATGGCAGAGCTGCTTTTGAACGAGTTCGTAAATGGACGAGGAAAGTGGATTTATTTGAAAAGGATTACATCTTCATTCCTATAAACTTCAA TCTACACTGGAGCCTAATAGTCATATGCCATCTTGGTGAAGTGCCTAAACATAATG GTGGAGACTCAGGAAATTTACTTAAAGTACCTTGTATTTTACACATGGATTCTATCAAAGGAAGTCATACGGGTCtgaaaaatctaattcaaag TTATCTGTGGGAAGagtggaaagaaaggaaaaaggagACATCTGAAGAAATCTCATCAAAGTTTCACAACCTGCGGTTTGTCCCACTTGAG CTACCGCAACAGGAAAATTCATTCGATTGTGGCCTGTTTTTACTCCACTATTTGGAGCTCTTTTTGGCAGATGCTCCTGTTCATTTCAGCCCTTTCAAAATAACCAAGTTTTCCAACTTT CTTAATGCAAATTGGTTTCTTCCGTCCGAGGCATCTCTGAAGCGTACTCTTATTCAAAGGTTAATTTTTGAGCTCCTTGAAGATCGTTGTCGGGGAGTCTCTTCAGCGGCTTCCAGTGATGAAGACCAGGCTAAGTTTCCAGAATGTAACAAGCATGAAACTGGTGTGCAATCTTTTTCAGGAAGATGTGGTCCTGCTATAGCTTGTCAAGAAAATATGTCAAGTTCTCAAGCAGGCCAGGGGATTGAAATTACTCTGTTATCCTCAACTTCTCTAAGGAGTTCTGAGTGCGTTAAAGATGCAGGCTTTGTTATCCAGGAACTTTTTGAGCCAGGAGCCACCCCAAATTCACTATTTGGAGAATATCAATCATTTGACCAAAAGTCATCTTTTTGCCGTCTTAATGGAGCTGTACCACTGTTGGAG GAAGACACCAAAACTGGAGAGCAGTTTGCTTTTTTGCCTACAGGAGAGACTGGTTTTCAGCAAATAACTGGAATTACATCTCAAACTTGTGACATTCCGTATACATCAAGAGCTTATGGCGTTGAGACTTCCTTTGACTTGGCACAAACGGAAAATGAAAACACCGATTCATCCCCTAAACTATCTATGTGTGTCTCTGACCACGCTGAAGATATAGAGGTCATTGAGGATTATCCAGTTGGGGAAGGTTTGGGTCTGAGccagaaagaaaaaatggaTGTAAACCATTCTCAATCAGTGGAAAACGTCACACGTTTAACAGATTTCCTTGTTTCTGCTCCGGGCAAGATGCAGGGCGCTTCCATTATAGAATTGGAAGGTTCTCAAGATCATGATAAGGTGTATGACGGGAATGAAAGTGGAGATTCTCAAGGCCCTGATGGCAACGAAAGCTGTCAAGAACATGATAAGGGGCATGATGGCAACAAAAATGGAGGTTCTGAAGACCATGGTAAGATTGATGGAAAAAGTGGAGGTTCTCAAGACCATGATGTAGTGCAGGATGCCGATGAAAATATGGGTTTTCAAGACCATGATAAGGTGCATGATGGCAATGTAAATGAAGCTTCTCAAGACCATGATAAGGTGCAGGATGGCAGCAAAAGTAGAGGCTCTCATGACCATGATAAGGAGCAGGATGGCAAAGAAAATGGAGGTTCTCGAGACCATGATAAGGAGCATGATGGCTACGAAAATGGAGGTTCTCAAGACCATGATCTGGTGCAGGATGTCAATGAAAATGGAGGCTCTCAAGGCCATGATAAGGTGCAGGATGGTGACGAAAATGGAGGCTCTCAAGACCATGATAAG GTGCAGGATGTTGACGAAACTGGAGGCTCTCAAAACCATGATAAGGTGCAGGATGGCAACAAAAATGGTGCTTCTCAAGACCATGATATGGTGCAGGAAGcagctccaattccctcgtgcCAAGAAAATCCTGACATACAAATGGATCAAGACTCCGATATGGTAGACAACAGGACTGTCTCATGTGATGATGTTCAAATGGCTGATAGTCCGCCGCCTGATGATGTTCTGATGCCCGAATCGCTAGAGCAACGTGCTGCAAAAAGGCTGCGGCTTACACCTCCAGTTGAAGGGGATAAATGTGTTACATGA